A region of the Gopherus flavomarginatus isolate rGopFla2 chromosome 3, rGopFla2.mat.asm, whole genome shotgun sequence genome:
GGGAATGCAGGACGAatgagactcctgaaagaggtacagaagtcgtgaaaggttgagagccattgctATAAGGAGCAGCCATCCTCACTGCACCAACATAATTCATCCCGTTCAGAAGTGTGGAGACCAAACCCCATGGAGCACCCAGAGAAGGAGGTTTGGCGTGTGCATGGCATTGAGCCACCAGAACAAGTCCAGTGTGTTCTGCACCCTCTGCTCACAGAGCTTACATTTGGCCATCATTTTGAGAAATGCCAATTTAACCCTAACTGGGTTACTTCCACCTACTGCAAATCTGCAGCTGAGCTCTACCTGAGTCTGAAAACTGGGTAGTGatacataagaacggtcatactgcatcagaccacaggtccatctagccctgtaccTGCCTtctaacagtgaccaatgccaggtgccccaaagggaatgaacagaacaggtaatcatcaagtgatccattcccagcttctggcaaacagaggctagagacaccatccctgcccatcctggctaatagccattgagggacccaTCCTCCAGGAATTaagctagttcttttttaaaaccttgaTATTTTTATCCCATGACCTTTTCTGATGACAAAGATTGAGCCAAGTGCCCAGAACGATGAAACAGAACACATCTTATTTTTTAAGCATATAGTTTAATGTAAAAATGATTGAATTCCAAAGTGCACAGGAATAAAACAAATTGCAACATGAGTTTCAACAATTTTTCCATACATTGAATAAAATAGATAAATTAACATAAAATTAACATAAAATCCTAACACACAACAGCAGGAATGTGAAATATTCTATATTAGAATAAAGATGAATAAAAAATCACTTAAATAaatagtttgtttgttttcctactCAAATATTACCTTTTTAAATAGTGCGCAAGAGATAAAAACATTGATGTGCTATAGCACAATAAATAATGCTCCCCAAATAACAGCGCTTTGGCTGCTTCATTTCGGAAAGCCACAGAACCCCAGGCAGTAGCCAGCCTCAGGCTGGCTCTGACTCATGGTGCTGTTGATGCAACATaccagtgcaggggaggggtaACTGGTGCCAGTTTGCTGCTCTAACAGGGAAAGAGCCAGGCTTACAATAGATACAGCTGTGCTGCAAGTGCATTGCACTCATACAGCCCTGTTCAGCTTCAGTGGTTTCCAAAGGGTCTTGATTTCCCTCAGCAAATCGCTTTTCCCCATCCAGAGCTTTCAGCTTCAGAAAGTGGCATATCCCATGCACAACTGagccttttctttaaaaaaaaaaaaactctctccTAAAATGAAGCAcctcaataaataaatacataaatagaaAATAGATACTGCTAGCTGCAGTCTGCCTGAGAACATGTGAACAGAAGGAGGTGGGCTGCTTGCAGATGGACTGGCATTTTCACAGAGATGTTTCCTTCAAGGGGAAACTGGAGGAGAACCTCAGATTTTTCTTCTTTGGTTTCTCTTAGCGTTTTGCCTCAGCATTGGCTTGAGCTCtgtgaagaggaggagaaaaggaaCAGCTTAGAAACCTGCTTGTGGCACAATTCTCACTAGTTGGAACATGAGAACTctgggagctctgagcctgctCTGAACCAGATCAGTGAAACGTCATTAACTTGGACATAGTTACTCTTGGTTCACACCAAAGGAAAATCAGGCAGGGGAGACCACAGGGcgggggggccctgcaggggaCACCCTGGtttttcagaagcactgagcacctGGGAGTCCAATTGTCTCCAGAAGGAGTTGCAGCTGCCAGGTATATGTGGCCATTCCCAGTGACTTTCCCCaagctcacacaggaagtctggggcagagcagggaacaagAAGAACCTAGTTCCAtaatctaaccactaggccaccttTAAGGTAGGATATGGTGATTATTTATGTACTGgattgagagagacaagtttgggGAAAGATTACTGTGCCCTGAGAAGGTGTCTCTTGTGCAGTTTGAGCTAAGGAACACCTAGTTATTCTTCTAAAAATTTTCATGAAATCCTTCTGAGAATGAATGACTCACTTGTCCAAAATTGCTTTAATGATGATCTTCACCCATTGAGCAGTGGGATTCAAGCACACTTCTCTGCCATCCTTGAGAGTAGCGCTGcaaagaaggaaaacaaaggTCAGGCATGTATCAACTTGGTGGACTCTGTGGACTCTCATCAGGGTATCTTTCAACCTCTTAAAATACAGGCACGGCTTGTGTCAATtgacatagttccattgacttcactagagagctacaccaatttacagtagctgaggatctggtcctacaTCATTTGTTTGCTCTAAAATGTTCCAGGTGTGCAAAAAAAATCTCCCTCCCCCTATATATATGCATTCaaggtatctctctctctctctctctctttctgtgtacgtgtgtatatataaaatgtcTTTGCCTCATTTGACATTGCGTTTTACATAAAGGGCAGTCTCCCTGAGTGTTGTGGGCCTGCTAGTGCTCCTCATCCCTTTTCTTTGCCTTATGCTGGTCCAGGAGTTTTCAGTCTCTTCCTAGTTTAGCAGCAGGTAGCATTTTGCAAAACTACTTACATGATTTCAGTGTTCTGGCAGTGAGGTCCGCTCGGGGTCAGCTTCACATCTCGAATGCTCCTGGGAGGGATGAACTTGGAATGCAAGTCGATGCACTGGCATCGGAGCTCATTCCCCATCCTTGCCAGACTCATCCCTGGAAAAGAACAAGAGTTGTGTCCGGTTAGCTGAGTATCTCGCCAACCATATATGTGAAGCAGAGGGCTTGGTTTTGCGTGTTGCTTGATCAGACATGCTCACTCTCTATTTTTTCACAAGGGTCTTGTCTAAAAGGTTACCTTGGTCCTCACCTCTAAAAGCTAATTATGAAAAGGTATGGAGAGCAGTGAAGCAGCtgcaaaatgtttggttttgtttttaaagacaatTCTAAGTCAccagtttttctctctttaaactTGCTCTGacttggccagattctgatctggtTACAATGATGATGAGCCTAGATTTAAAATCATGTAACTGAGGATAAGCTCTGGCCCCTCTCTTTTCATCAATTTTGAGGACTATCTATGATCTTGTTCTGTGCTCCTATTGCTTTTTCCCTACTCCAGTTGCATCCTCCTGTTTTCGAGACAACGTGGTGTGACAAACAGGTTGATGACCTCGTGCAGGGAAGAAGCAAGAGGCGCAGACGAACATTGTAATGAGTCGAGCCCGATGCAGCCTGTCTTTAGAACCAGGGGAAAAGCAGATAGCGAGAATGAGGCAGAAGCAGAACTTTCTAAGGCAAAGAGACTGTTTCTCAAAGTTTTCCACCAGGTGTCAGCAGCTCTTCAGAGCAGTGACTGATATACAGCTCTGCCTCCAAGGAAGATCGTTGGAAAAAGTTTTAACAAGaccttaactttaaaaaaaaaaataagcctaAACTGTCTCTCCAGGCATAATATGCGCATAACTAAGCAAAGTCCTGTGAGCGCGAGGAAGGATTTTCTTACCTTCTGACACCGCTGCGTAGATTAGGAAAAGAGCCAAGACAGCAACAACCAACTTGCCGTTCATGATGAGAGGCGAGGCGAGCTTCCCTCCTGGATTCTTCTGGCTCTGCTTGCTAGGAAGGAGCAGTGATCTCTCTTGTTGTCTCGGGAGGTTTCTGATGTCTGAGCTGTGTAACCAACCCTCTTATATACCGTCCTGGGGTGTGCGAGGCAGCACCGTGTTTCGATGGTGTCAGAGGAAATTCCCAAAGCGTGCAAGCCGCTATCACAAAATGAGTCACATGGCTGTGGGTAAAACCCCTTCCTAGATGACCCTGAAATTAGTTGATTATCCTTCCAATCACGCTCCTTATGAACGGATTCAATATAGAAAACAATACACGGCGACGTTGTACATATCTCAGTGTAACTGGTGGGTTTCTTCTGATTATTCTTTTAGGACTGATTTGATTGTCACTTTCTATTCTTTTGTCTGATCCTGTGCCTGGTTAAGACATTCAACTCGTGACTTTCCCTGACCATTTCTTCAATTGGATATGCGGCGGCGGGAGAGTAGAAATGAACTGTGCTTTAAATCCAGTGGCTCGTCTCACGAGCAGCTATATAGATATAGATCATTTCTCTCTTTGAATGTGGAGTCAGCTCCTGCTTTTCTCCCTGCATCGATTCTGAACACCTgacatcctggccccactgaaatcaaggtcAAAACTCCACACCGACTTCAATGGGCCCAGGAGTTTTGACCCTCTGTTTGTAAGATATAGTCTTAGTCTTAGTCTCTGGcattttttcctctctgctgTAACCAGGAGTTTTCCTCTAACACAATATGAGGATGAAACATCTCACATGGCCAGTGTTCTGTGAAAAGCGTTgggctgggatttttttttccaagctgCCTGCAAGGATTTAGATACCCAATTccagactgctttgaaaatctcaggtgTGTCAGCCCCTCAGCACCCTGAAGTATTTCTGGAAATGTGACCCCAACAGACTGTACAGAGGAAAGAATGGAGCTGAAGGCAACAAAGTGTTGCCAGAGTAAACGTAAATaaacacacgcgcgcacacacacagccccagaggaataattttctctctctctctcctttcaatTGCAATAATTTTAGGCGTGAACAGATAAGCATCATAGATATCACCCGTCTGCCTGGATTATGTTTATTCCCTTTAAGGAATTCAGTTGTTTGATTTAAAGAAATTAATGTTTTTTGTGGGGTGTGTTCAAAAGGGAAAACACTGGGCTGAACCGCTGATCTGTTGCATGATCCACCATGGAGGGTTGGCAGAGCATTCTGGGCTCCATGTCATTAGCAGAAATGGATCGATTTCCATGCAACCGGAGGCTTTATGCTTGTGCCTTCCCCAGACTGGCCCCAAACAATAATATTTCTTCTTTCTGGACACATCATTCCCAGGTTCTCCAGTGCCTAGTGAAGCACAGTCTGCACAGCATGTAAAGTGTAGTATTTATGATGTTCTTAAATACTTGTCACTGTTTCCGCATTATCATTCAAGCATGAGACTAAAATCCCTCTCAGGGTAGTGCTTCCATTTTGCTGCTGCTTCACAAATTTCTGCATGGAAACCAATTGACCTACGTTTCCCAGGATTTATTCTGTGTATGCAGGAGATAGGCACAGATATTCCAAGATGCCGAAGGTTGTTATGCTGggcattttgtttgtttacatttgattAAATTAACACTGGCTTGACCACCTGCCCTGACCATGCTTTCTGGTGTGAGCTGTATTTCCTGAGATGTGACATATATCCTCAGATAGCCAAGATACTGACTTTCTTGGGCTAGATCTTCAGTTGGCCAATATCAGCATAATAGGGTGTGTTAATTTTTTCGTGTATATAAACCTCTTTGTCAGCCAGCTACTTGTGTGTGATAGCAGGCAACCAATAGAATGGATTTCTATCACACCTGCCTAATTTTGCTTTAAGATCTGGGAGTCACAGCCACTCTTGAGCTCCAGCCCTGGGAGTaccatcccttcccttccctccccagcacccttACACAGTTGTGGGAGTGGGAGCTAGTCCGAACTCTGATGTCACCTGCTTCTCTCACCCCAGCAAAGGGGACTAGCACCAGCAGGGTCTCCATTCCCTGTCGCTGAAGTCAGGAAGTGCATCTGGGCCAGCActgccagctgggggggggggaactgtcACCACTCGCCCCCACTGCCTGCTCCCACTTTCCCAGGAAAGCCAAGTTGCCCAGGGGAAATGAGCAGTAGTGCTGAAAGCAGCCTTTCTTCTGTGGGGCAAAGGGAAGGAGGGACTACTGAGAAAATGGCAGGAAATGAAGACccaccctccccactcctgttcccccctccccacccttttgTCCCACaggagggtgcaggagaggaagggTTCTCCCTGTCCCTAGGTCAAAGGCCTCaggcttcctccttctcccaGCCTCAGCCTTGTCTAAGAAAAAGCAAGAACTGAGGAAAATGTTGGCCAAGAGTCTGGTTCTGCAGAAGGAGATTTAGTGTTTCCAGCTCTTGCCATTCCCTCTCAAGTGTTTGGTTTGAGCGGGGCCAGGGTTTGACCTTTGGTGTTTTTTCTTCAAtctccagctcttggagtcaggaGACTATACAATCATCCCAGCTGTCATTTCATTTCACAGTGACCCCAACTGTCACCCAGAATCCTCCTAACCTCCTTAGGCAGTGAGTCCCAACAATCTAGTAATCTGGGTACTTAGTACTTAGTCTGATAGCTGGTAAttaatttgtttatatttagTAGCTAGTGTACTTGTTATGGGTTTTTAAGTAGCTTGTTAGTTAAGGGCCCTGGGGTGAAATTAGCTTGCAAAGCTTTTCTTCCCATCATAAAAGATTCTTCAATCCAAGTTCTCAGGGACAATTGCACAGACACACATTACATAAACAGACACGGAGTTCAGGCCTTCTTTGCCAAGAAGCCAGGCAACTTTGGGGCGTGGTGGATTCAGAATCACATGCATGTCCCAGCGCTTCTCCTCGCAGGAGAGAAAAACAGTCTAGCAGGCTCACTGAGCAGGAAACTGTACTCATTCCAGCAATGGGAATTGAATAATTCCATACTAAGTTTTCTAAGAACGTGGACTTCCCCAGACAGACTTATCTGTGACAGTTCAAAACAGGAAAGGTCTGATATTTGCTGCTCAAgcaggaaagtgacctggatctCTAGCAGATACATTCTTGAGTTggtcacacacacaccatttacaCCGATTCAAAGGATGTTACAGAAAATAAAGCAAGAAAAGGCTTGAGTTATACAGGTGGGTCCCCCTAGGCCTTACCAGTTTTGATTATCGGATCTGTTACTGTCAAATCATCAATTTATCACACTCCCAGTTCAGGAGGATGGTATCACAGAGTCCTGACTCTCCACCCAAACCCAGCTGCTCTGTATCTCAGGGCTTGGATAATAGCTCAATAGACAGTGTTCTTCAGAGGTGCAGAGCATTCTTCTCCCGAGTAGAAAACTATCCACGAGGACTAGGTGCACTgttaaatggaaacatttttcctTATGAGCTAAATCTAAAGATTATCTCAGGTCAGTGTTCTATTGCGGTAGCATTAATTGCGGCTTATCTTTAAAGCACTCAGGACTTCCTGTCTCTTCAGTCTAAGTCCATTGGCAGCAATATCTGCATTTCTTCCTCCAGTTAGAGGGATGTTGACTTTTCTCTCTCATCAATCAGTGAACAAGTTTACAAAAGGGCTTGTCCATGTTTTTCTTCCTGTGAGAAAGATCACTCTAATATAGGACTTTCTtcacatattttttttttcacatggaTAGAGTAACTACAAGACCACATCTATAATTTAATCCTAAAAGTACTATCAGATTTTCATTTCAAACAATTCATTCACTTACCGGTTTTCCCCCTAAAAACCCCATTCTTCACCTTCTGACTCTAAATTGCATACTTTCAAAGTGAGGTTATAAGATTTTTGTTAGGAGGAACTAATCTTTTCCTAAAACATACAGACTTTTGATTGTTCacagtaatatttttttttcatcactAAGACTTTCAAAAGGGGTAGGGGGATTGTATTGGAATTGCTTATGATATTAATAAGAATAATCCTCTGTCAAACATCTTACTTCACTCCACCAGAAATCAAGCTGGGTGGATAGCATGTTTACATTGGCCTTTTAATACTGGAAATATGTGGAGCAGCTGCCTGGTCTTCAGCTCGTACATTTGCCAAACACTGTTGGTCACTCCTTGTagatctagataatatttagtcctgccatgagtgcagggaactgaactGGATGACCTCTGGAGGTGCCTTCCAGTCTTACAATTATGATCTGACCCTTTGCTCAGAAGAGCTGTTTTGCAATAGCTTCTCAGATAACTCCTAGCTCCCAGGTACTTAAAGGTGACTCCTGACTAATCACCCCACGTGGCTCTTGAAAACGCTCTGCACATGTGGCCTCTCGCAACCCACCCTCCATCCAGACAGCTCAGAGTCTTATCCatgagggtgctgggcagtgaaGGAACTGACTAGCGGTTGGGGTGGTTGTCCCTTcatgctggtggtgggggtgagggcACACAGGGTGTATGTGTGATCACTATTGGCCACTGCTAGTGAAAAGGCTTCAAACTCCTGTGCTGGGGCAAGTGGATACTGTGAGATCAACATGCAGTAATTTCAATGAACCACTGCCAGATAACTAACCCTTTACATTTATTTAAAGGCTGGAAGGTCAAGAGGAGTTGCTTGAACCTTGGAAAGCGCAGACTGCTATAGAACTCCAGCGTTCTCTGACAGTGCTGGAATTATCTAACCCTAGATCAAAGTTATCTGAAATTGTCATAATTATATAATGCAGTCTTTGTGAAGGATCATGGAGGAGGTATTGTCAATGATTAGCCAATATACAGCACTAAGCAACTATCACTTGTAAATTGTCACCTTTTGAGCAATGTAGCTATAATCTGGGCAAACAAGCATCCTCTAAGGAGAGGGACAGTTGCGCCTCATGGTGAGATATATATCCATTACAAGGTGCAGAAATAATGGGATAGGCAGGAAGGTTCCCCAGAAACTATTTTGCAATGGAAAATTAGGTATTtaaaaattttaatgaaaagtgcatgatttctgtggaaattttcaacttttttgtggggaaaaaatggtttggggctaaaaaccaaaatgttctgaTTAGAAAATGTcactgcaatgcctcatgggagctgtagtttagGTGCCTCACACTCCTCAGAGCCCCCCACTGGATTTCCCCTCTCATGATGCACCAAGTCCAGGCGATTTCCCCCGGATGCACCACCCAGCTTACCAAAAAGAGAGACATCACTGGGGATGTAGTCTGGCCAGCTCATGCAGCCTACAGAGAAAAATGGCAACTTGAGGCACCCAAATCACAACTCCCAATAGGCAGTGCCTACACAGACAGTTCaaagtatttttgttttcagatgCAATATTTTGACTTTTGATTTTATTTAACCAAAAACTTGAGATTTTCCTCCAGGCAGCAAAACCCCTATTTTCCACCTAGTTCTAAGAAATGACTTTTTCATTCCTGTAATTGATCTTCTATCAAAAATAAGATTTTCACTAACTTGCTGTATATGTATTTAATGTCTGGCAGTTAACATATAACTGTTCTATATGAAACAGAGAGGATGAAACAAAGACTCTGTTGAAGGGAAAGTACTACCTGGTGCTcttaaaagaaacatttctgtCCTGTTGCTTAAGGCAGGTGACACATGGTGTGAGTATCTATCTTGTTACGGCTCATGGGCTTAGAGACTGTGCCTGAAGGATCTCCTGTGACCACAAGGTGGGTAGAAAGAAGGCAAGACAACTGAAAATAACAGGTCCAATCACAACTATAAGTGGAGAGATTAATTGGAGCACTGTAATTAGTGTACAGATCGTATTGTCTCAATGGGACTGGTGTTGCATACTTCTGCAATCTTTGGTATTTAAGAAAGAAACCATCTCTTGGAGTTGtggagctttcattttaaaaacaaagtaagtttctagccctcatggttgcagaaaaAAGCCTGTGAATGTGtcctccacccctcccaaagTCTCAAGAGCCAGAAGGTAAATAAAGAGTcccaaaatttattttttaaatctcatgattttgggggcctgactcgtgatttttgaatgcttaagACTGGTAATACCATGGACCAGATGCTCCTGAACATTTTAATGCATGTAGTGTCTGAATCAAATTCCTTTTGGTACAACTTTCAAAGATTACAATTCATTTCAGCTGTAGTATGATCTTTAAAATTCATCATGTGCAATCCTGTGTCAGACAAAATTCCTTTCTAGCGCCATACACATTTTTTTTGTCAAGTGACTGCCACTCCTTGAAAAATAAGTTTCCGTGCTAAAATACTCCACTTTCATCAGAGCTGCAACAATAGCACCTTGATACATATCAGATCCGATTGCTCATTAGGAAGAACAGGAGCAATTAAGCAACAGTGGAATTGTAATTGTGTGAGACAAAGGGATTTTAGAAAGAGAGAGTGAACTTTATTTCCCGGCCATAGTCAAGTGACTTGGCTCAATGTTACAAAATTTCCACTGTATGCCAGTTCTAGGGATGGGCAAGCAGGACAGTTTCCCTGGGTGCCACCTTTGAGGGGggttttcttcccctccccccaaaatacaCTTTCTGTCCTGGCTGGCAAAATGGCTAGTGCTGCTTCTATTACTATCTCAGTCACATGACAGGTCAGCATGCATTCATCTGTGGGGACGGTTGCTCCAATAAAACTGTAGAATACCACCGATCTAAGCTCCTCCTTCCTGAGTTTTCAGATCTAACTGGTTTGGTTTGGAAATTCTGGAGTGTTACAATAGCTGAGTCAGTGAATGGGATTAATTCCTTTTTTTCCATCTTCAAAAATAGAAGCAGAGTCCATAAACAAAGGATAATCTCATTTAATTAACAGGTTTCTTTCAATCAAATTATTTCTCTATCTGGTCCTTCCAGGAATTTTTAATGCATAAACCTATGTGTAATAATGACCTGCCAAGGAGAAAAATATTGGATTTGtgtccttctttttttttttttttttttttttcttctgcttcttAGACTGTCATTCTGCCTTTACCAAAGGCCAGTGAAGCAATTTCTGCCCTCAGCCACCTAAAGGTAACTTGATTGAGAGTTGAGTGGGGTTTGCGCAGATGTAACAAATGAAGAATTCAGTGCTAGGTCTAGGTTTAGAAcctatttattttttctaaatggacaacagAAAAACCAGACTGAGAGAGATTGCCAGGTTTCAGGTTAAAAAATTACAGTGCTAAAGATATAGTGTATGCGCACGCTAATAGACACATAACTTGGCTATCCATTGGTCTTCAATCATCTGTGAATCTGGCCTCATATATATCTGCTTACCCCCTCTATAATGCTTGTTTACTTTTATTTACACAGGCTGCTTACTCACTTTGAATAGTGCCTTGCTCCCCAAGAAGGTCCTATTGCAATCCATGGGGCCATTTGAGCACGAAGGTGCAACTCAATACTAAATTTGCCAGCATTCAAAGTAATTGTCAATAATAGCCACAACATGAGACTCATCTTGCCTATGAACAGAGTCTTTACCTCTTAGCCAATTGCCCAAAGTGGAGACTGAGTCAAAACATTTATTTGCTGACTAAGAAGTTTGTTGGGAATTTTCCAGTTATTCAAAAGCACAGTGCCCACTTCCTGGGGAGTTGGTCCTCACATCGAGGACAAATGTCCTATCGGAGATACTGTTTGACTTAGTTTTCGGATCACTTCTGACAGGTGAAAATCAGAGCAATATCTGACTTGATTTATGACTCAATTCAGAGCAAGTATTTCCCAGGAATCCCCCCTTCTTTGTTAGTCTAGCACATGGTTTTGGAGTCCTTTGAAATGCAGAACGTGTCCTAGAGTTGGCATTAGCCAAAGCTTCTCGTTAAAGAAGTTACATCCAATCCCATCATGATGCgtcaacactggcatttttagtACAATGAACTCCTAAAATACTTAGTTAAATCTCACTGAATCAAGTTTAAGATATTGCAGGATGTGTCATATCTGTCAGTGTATTCCTGGGCTTTTCCCTGTGTTGTGTGATAGCACCATAGGAAATGAAGTCACCTCCAAAAAAGGAagcagcacttaaaaaaaaattaggcaaaATGCTGGACTTGCTTGATACATGACTAGGATGCATGTGTTGGTTGGCATGCAACCACGCCTGCAACAGGAAAAAGGGGAACTGAGCAGATAGTTCTTTGACCTGATTACATGGGATGAGGTTTGCATTATTTCTAAGAAAGTTTATCACTGAATTTTTCTTGGTCTTTCCAGTATTTCTTTTTCAGTGACTTACCCTCCCACCTCCTTTATTCCCTTCAACTCAGTGGAAGGGGAAATATGACCAAAACAAATCTAAGCAACCACCTAATCTTGTTTAGGTTCCCTTCTCCTTAACCCCCACTGCACTGTTTGTTGTTATCCTTTGTCATGCTAGGTCTAATCTGatattataagctctttgggggcagggactatgATATTTGTTCTATCAAGTACCTAAATACCTAGGACGctctataaataaaataataaaaatgtactgATATGTATTGCAAGAgtcttgggggctgggggagggaatgTGAGAGTGCAGAAGGAAGGTAAAATcagagaaatgcagggctggaagggacgtTGAGAAGTCATCAAGGCCAGGTCCCTGCACAGTGGCAAGACTGAGTAAAACTAGACCACCCCTGATGGTGTCTGTCCAATCTAGGCTAAAAAACCTCCAGTGGCAGGTATTCCACAATTTCTTCTGTTGGAAGCCTGTTTCAGTACATAACAACCCTTAAAGTCAGAACAtttttcctagtatctaacctacatctcccttgctgcagattaagtccgtTACTTtttatcctaccttcagtggacatggagaataattgatagcagtcctctttataacagcccctaacatatttgaagacttatcacctcagccttcttttcttcagactaaacaagtgcagggttttttaacctttcctcatcacttacattttctaaaccttttatcatttttgttgctctcctctggactctgtccagtttgtccacatctttcctaaagtgtgtgacccagaactgaacacactgCTCCGTTGCTGAGTGGAGTGGGACAACTCCATCCCATGCCTTACATATGCCCGTTAAT
Encoded here:
- the LOC127047125 gene encoding interleukin-8-like, with translation MNGKLVVAVLALFLIYAAVSEGMSLARMGNELRCQCIDLHSKFIPPRSIRDVKLTPSGPHCQNTEIIATLKDGREVCLNPTAQWVKIIIKAILDKAQANAEAKR